A region from the Triticum urartu cultivar G1812 chromosome 1, Tu2.1, whole genome shotgun sequence genome encodes:
- the LOC125517172 gene encoding probable serine/threonine-protein kinase PBL7, giving the protein MADVAAFGPSPPAPSPLAAADVAADALLAPWPLSPWAAPLRPGGDDGWSNPLFAILPLSALAIGLVLLVAVALVLVLTRRAKLRLLAAGDSVDGDKPGAPASSCGSSVRGYQNGRCYAATGCIYGGRLGPLGLAAVQPRSRGAQVFTYRELERATDGFGEGNVLGRGAYGVVFRGRLGDGTPAAIKRLQLDPRRQGEREFRVEVDLLSRMHSPHLVGLLGYCADQSHRLLVFEFMPNGSLKGHLHPVVPAAGAEGQRPALDWQTRLGIALDCARALEFLHEHTSPAVIHRDFNCSNVLLDHNYRARVSDFGTAKVGSNKANGQVVTRVLGTTGYLAPEYASTGKLTTKSDVYSYGVVLLELLTGRVPVDTQRPPGQHVLVSWALPRLTNRERLVQMVDPALKGQFAVKDLIQVAAIAAMCIQTKAEYRPLMTDVVQSLIPIVKKSPSMSCSSTPARPLQHVVYMSPAAATNTS; this is encoded by the exons ATGGCAGACGTGGCAGCGTTCGGTCCCTCGCCGCCGGCACCGTCTCCTCTCGCGGCCGCCGACGTCGCCGCCGACGCGCTCCTCGCGCCTTGGCCGCTGTCCCCGTGGGCGGCGCCCCTCCGGCCCGGCGGCGACGACGGCTGGTCGAACCCGCTCTTCGCGATACTGCCGCTCTCGGCGCTGGCGATAGGGCTGGTGCTGCTGGTCGCCGTGGCGCTCGTCCTGGTGCTGACCCGGCGGGCGAAGCTCAGGCTGCTGGCCGCCGGGGACAGCGTGGACGGTGACAAGCCCGGCGCGCCGGCGTCCAGCTGCGGCAGCAGCGTCCGGGGTTACCAGAACGGCAGGTGCTACGCCGCCACAG GGTGCATATACGGCGGGCGGCTGGGCCCGCTGGGGCTGGCGGCGGTGCAGCCGCGGAGCCGGGGCGCGCAGGTGTTCACGTACCGGGAGCTGGAGCGCGCGACGGACGGGTTCGGCGAGGGCAACGTGCTGGGGCGGGGCGCGTACGGCGTCGTCTTCCGCGGCCGCCTCGGCGACGGCACCCCGGCCGCCATCAAGCGCCTGCAGCTCGACCCCCGCCGCCAGGGCGAGCGCGAGTTCCGCGTCGAG GTGGACCTGCTGAGCCGGATGCACTCGCCGCACCTGGTGGGCCTGCTGGGGTACTGCGCCGACCAGAGCCACCGGCTGCTGGTGTTCGAGTTCATGCCCAACGGCAGCCTCAAGGGCCACCTGCACCCCGTCGTCCCTGCCGCCGGCGCCGAGGGGCAGCGGCCGGCGCTGGACTGGCAGACGCGGCTGGGCATCGCGCTGGACTGCGCCCGCGCGCTGGAGTTCCTGCACGAGCACACCTCCCCGGCCGTCATCCACCGCGACTTCAACTGCAGCAACGTCCTCCTCGACCACAACTACCGCGCCCGCGTCTCCGACTTCGGCACCGCCAAGGTCGGCTCCAACAAGGCCAACGGCCAGGTCGTCACCCGCGTCCTCGGCACCACCGGCTACCTCGCGCCAGA GTACGCGTCGACGGGGAAGCTGACGACCAAGTCGGACGTGTACAGCTACGGGGTGGTGCTCCTGGAGCTGCTGACGGGCCGGGTGCCGGTGGACACGCAGCGGCCGCCGGGACAGCACGTCCTCGTCTCATGG GCTCTTCCACGGCTGACGAACCGCGAGAGGCTCGTGCAGATGGTGGACCCGGCCCTGAAAGGCCAGTTCGCCGTCAAGGATCTCATCCAG GTGGCGGCGATCGCGGCGATGTGCATACAGACCAAGGCGGAGTACCGGCCGCTGATGACGGACGTGGTGCAGTCGCTCATCCCCATCGTCAAGAAGAGCCCCTCCATGTCCTGCTCCTCCACGCCGGCGAGGCCCCTGCAGCACGTCGTCTACATGAGCCCAGCCGCTGCCACCAACACGTCCTAG